In Apium graveolens cultivar Ventura chromosome 10, ASM990537v1, whole genome shotgun sequence, the following are encoded in one genomic region:
- the LOC141693394 gene encoding aluminum-activated malate transporter 12-like, whose translation MSTLSTSHMLIVAGTEDVQVRLCDIASGPFLIHFLVIEHQTLMKMSLKNILFFWGIKLSWTRILLMRPWWEPRHSRHKRFYGKQYVKLGGVIRHFAYTVVALHGCIQTEIQTPQHVRVLFKDPCTRLAEEISTVLKELANSIHNRYACSPEILSDHLHEALRNLNTFKAQPRLFIGPATQTSEILACEPKG comes from the exons ATGTCTACGTTGTCTACGTCACACATGCTTATTGTTGCTGGAACAGAAGATGTTCAAGTTCGGCTTTGTGATATTGCTTCAGGGCCTTTTCTCATACATTTTCTGGTCATCGAG CACCAGACATTAATGAAGATGAGCCTGAAGAATATCCTATTTTTTTGGGGTATAAAGCTATCCTGGACTCGAATTCTACTGATgagaccttg GTGGGAGCCTAGGCATTCAAGACACAAACGTTTTTATGGGAAACAATACGTAAAATTGGGAGGCGTTATTCGCCATTTTGCATATACAGTTGTTGCTCTTCATGGATGTATACAAACTGAAATCCAG ACTCCACAACATGTCCGGGTCCTCTTTAAAGATCCGTGCACTCGCCTTGCTGAAGAAATATCAACAGTGCTAAAGGAGCTAGCCAATAGCATACACAATCGTTATGCATGCTCTCCAGAGATACTCTCTGACCATCTACATGAGGCGTTAAGAAACCTTAACACCTTCAAAGCTCAGCCAAGACTTTTTATAGGTCCAGCAACTCAAACAAGCGAAATTCTAGCCT GTGAACCAAAAGGCTAA